Proteins from a single region of Hordeum vulgare subsp. vulgare chromosome 6H, MorexV3_pseudomolecules_assembly, whole genome shotgun sequence:
- the LOC123405659 gene encoding LOW QUALITY PROTEIN: uncharacterized protein LOC123405659 (The sequence of the model RefSeq protein was modified relative to this genomic sequence to represent the inferred CDS: substituted 2 bases at 2 genomic stop codons), with amino-acid sequence MRGSLQGNNPYMVITHTYGNRGAFGYWVCLMKDAHPVLEPPARPRPRSPRAPGAAARSASPPLASRTWRRRPLAPAPARLAHPPYPPFQVPHRSSASPPPAQISALAPVVAGLTGLGLSRPDIARFVSLADSRFRYTSVVSKMHYYLPLFGSLDSIRRALRRSSYLLSSDLDKVINPNVVFLRECGLGDCDIAKLCVCEPRLLGYKPERVRAMVACAERLGVPRGSGMFRVALQAVAFLSXEXITAKVDHLKKAFSWSDAEVVAALSMAPMLLNRSKDTLRCRFEFLVSEVGLEPGYIAHRPVMLYYSLEGRLKPRYYVLKFLKENGLVDCDWSFYTAVTRSDKYFMKKCICPHQEAAPHLAEDYAAACRGEMPSNFRFT; translated from the exons ATGCGAG GTAGTTTACAGGGCAACAATCCGTACATGGTCATTACTCACACCTATGGAAATCGAGGAGCCTTCGGTTACTGGGTCTGCCTGATGAAAGATG CCCACCCCGTTCTGGAACCGCCCGCTCGGCCCCGCCCCCGCTCACCTCGCGCACCTGGCGCCGCCGCCCGCTCGGCCTCGCCCCCGCTCGCCTCGCGCACCTGGCGCCGCCGCCCGCTCGCCCCTGCCCCCGCTCGCCTCGCCCACCCGCCGTATCCGCCGTTTCAAGTCCCTCACCGCTCCTCCGCCTCGCCGCCACCTGCCCAAATCTCCGCCCTGGCCCCCGTCGTCGCCGGGCTCACCGGCCTCGGCCTGTCGCGTCCCGACATCGCCCGCTTCGTCTCGCTCGCCGACAGCCGCTTCCGCTACACATCCGTCGTCTCCAAGATGCACTACTACCTGCCCCTCTTCGGCTCCCTGGACAGCATCCGCCGCGCGCTCCGGCGCTCATCCTACCTTCTCTCGTCGGACCTGGACAAGGTGATCAATCCAAATGTCGTCTTCCTGCGGGAGTGCGGGCTAGGTGATTGCGATATCGCCAAGTTGTGTGTCTGCGAGCCGAGGTTGCTCGGCTACAAGCCGGAACGCGTCCGGGCAATGGTGGCGTGCGCCGAACGTCTGGGCGTGCCCCGTGGCTCCGGCATGTTCAGGGTCGCGCTGCAGGCCGTCGCATTCCTCAGCTAGGAGTAGATCACCGCCAAAGTGGACCACCTGAAGAAGGCGTTCAGTTGGTCGGATGCCGAGGTGGTAGCTGCTTTGTCTATGGCTCCAATGCTGCTCAATAGGTCAAAGGACACCCTGCGGTGCAGGTTCGAGTTCCTGGTCTCTGAGGTGGGCTTGGAACCGGGGTACATTGCTCATCGCCCGGTAATGCTCTATTACAGCCTGGAGGGCCGGCTCAAGCCCCGGTACTATGTTCTGAAGTTTCTCAAGGAAAATGGATTGGTCGATTGCGACTGGAGCTTCTATACTGCAGTCACGAGGTCCGACAAGTATTTCATGAAGAAGTGCATATGCCCTCACCAGGAAGCTGCTCCACACCTTGCTGAAGACTATGCGGCAGCTTGCAGAGGGGAAATGCCAAGTAATTTCAGATTTACTTGA